The Achromobacter deleyi genome has a window encoding:
- a CDS encoding carboxymuconolactone decarboxylase family protein, whose protein sequence is MEFLTTIKEQLPDWAKDIRLNLDAVIARSTLAPEDAVGAALSAAYAARSPVLVEAFKSGLSEGDANAALTASALMGMNNTWYPYVEMTGDAQLKSLPAQLRMNAYATHGGVEKKRFELFALVASIIGKCHFCVASHYENLKNDGLSTEQLRDAGRIASVVNAAALALAAQGK, encoded by the coding sequence ATGGAATTTCTTACGACCATTAAGGAACAGCTGCCGGATTGGGCCAAGGACATCCGCCTGAATCTGGACGCCGTGATTGCCCGTTCAACCCTGGCTCCCGAAGATGCCGTGGGCGCCGCCCTGTCCGCCGCCTACGCCGCGCGCAGCCCGGTGCTGGTGGAAGCTTTCAAGAGCGGCCTGTCCGAAGGCGACGCGAATGCCGCGCTGACCGCCTCGGCCCTCATGGGCATGAACAACACCTGGTATCCCTACGTGGAGATGACCGGCGACGCCCAGTTGAAGAGCCTGCCGGCCCAATTGCGCATGAACGCCTACGCCACCCATGGCGGCGTGGAGAAGAAGCGCTTTGAACTGTTCGCGCTGGTGGCCTCCATCATCGGCAAGTGCCACTTCTGCGTGGCCTCGCATTATGAAAACCTGAAGAACGACGGCCTGTCGACCGAACAGCTCCGCGACGCCGGCCGTATCGCCTCCGTGGTCAACGCCGCCGCCCTCGCGCTGGCAGCCCAGGGCAAGTAA
- the tsaB gene encoding tRNA (adenosine(37)-N6)-threonylcarbamoyltransferase complex dimerization subunit type 1 TsaB yields MELNLLALETSSSRCGVALLRAVDGRLEVSVREHEGSQEHAERLLPMADELLAESGLAPAALHAVAFGQGPGGFTGLRVACGVAQGMALGLGIPVLPIVSHQAVAAQVAATQGEAIAVALDARMNEVYLAVYRRADVSKDEPAWEVLQAPMLIAAAEVVPWTAHHLPNWSAQAGRPLELLLAGDAWDAYAADMAHPVQWRRATEAQRPEAASVARLARQGWLRGEALAPELAAPLYVRDKVAFTTAERMRGEGGNPKAQPSLAIPVPQPLTEADLDEVVALEAHVQSFPWTRGNFADALASGYGAWTLRRDGQLAGFCIVMFAPDVAHLLVIAVSRHLHRQGLGGVLLEWCEQQARERGLEGVLLEVRPSNTSAISFYKRHGYLQIGVRRAYYPAEKGGREDALVMQKRFAEASGAPA; encoded by the coding sequence ATGGAACTAAACCTGCTGGCTTTGGAAACTTCTTCGTCCCGTTGTGGCGTGGCCCTTTTGCGGGCGGTCGACGGCCGTCTGGAGGTCAGCGTCAGGGAGCACGAAGGGTCCCAGGAGCACGCTGAACGGCTGCTGCCCATGGCCGACGAACTCCTTGCGGAGTCCGGCCTGGCGCCCGCCGCGCTCCATGCCGTGGCGTTCGGCCAGGGGCCGGGCGGCTTCACGGGCCTGCGCGTCGCTTGTGGCGTGGCCCAGGGCATGGCCCTGGGGCTGGGTATTCCCGTACTGCCCATTGTCTCGCATCAGGCCGTGGCCGCCCAGGTGGCCGCGACTCAGGGCGAGGCGATCGCCGTGGCGCTGGACGCCCGCATGAATGAGGTTTACCTGGCGGTCTACCGCCGGGCCGATGTTTCCAAGGATGAACCGGCTTGGGAAGTCCTGCAAGCGCCCATGCTGATCGCGGCGGCCGAAGTCGTGCCCTGGACCGCGCATCATCTGCCCAACTGGTCGGCCCAGGCGGGCCGGCCGCTGGAATTGCTGCTGGCCGGGGACGCCTGGGATGCGTACGCCGCCGACATGGCCCACCCCGTCCAATGGCGCCGGGCCACGGAAGCCCAGCGTCCGGAGGCGGCCAGCGTGGCGCGTCTGGCCCGCCAGGGCTGGCTGCGGGGCGAGGCCTTGGCACCCGAACTGGCCGCGCCGCTGTACGTGCGCGACAAGGTCGCGTTCACCACCGCCGAACGCATGCGCGGCGAAGGCGGCAATCCCAAGGCGCAACCCTCGCTGGCTATCCCGGTCCCGCAGCCGCTGACTGAGGCCGACCTCGATGAGGTGGTGGCGCTGGAAGCGCATGTGCAGTCGTTCCCCTGGACCCGCGGCAACTTCGCGGATGCCCTGGCGTCGGGCTACGGCGCCTGGACCTTGCGGCGCGACGGCCAGCTGGCCGGATTCTGCATCGTCATGTTCGCGCCCGACGTGGCTCACCTGCTGGTGATCGCCGTTTCCAGGCACCTGCATCGCCAGGGGCTGGGCGGCGTGCTGCTCGAATGGTGCGAACAGCAGGCGCGCGAGCGCGGGCTGGAAGGCGTGCTGCTTGAAGTCCGGCCGTCCAACACGTCCGCCATCAGCTTCTACAAGCGCCACGGCTATCTGCAGATCGGCGTGCGGCGGGCGTATTACCCCGCGGAGAAGGGCGGCAGGGAAGACGCGCTGGTCATGCAAAAGCGCTTCGCGGAAGCAAGCGGAGCGCCGGCATGA
- a CDS encoding uracil-DNA glycosylase, whose protein sequence is MSPLDAAPASSAPRINPLQRIWLREIGMERLWLRPAPAVSRQVAAPPAVVSPQVAPVPPPVAAVAAPSAPSAVPEAAVHAAAEPAPARPGVPASILNRTGPPPRPVPKAEAKAAEPPPIPVAEAVKDANLEQLSGQVLACKACGLCQGRRHAVFGQGAQPTRWLVVGEAPGEQEDRQGQPFVGRSGQLLDAMLSAVGMSRERDVFITNVIKCRPPGNRNPKPEEIAACSPYLMRQIALLKPERILVLGRFAAQTLLGTDATIGSLRGRIHQLKTDEGAEIPVIVSYHPAYLLRSPSEKARAWQDLKLASRTL, encoded by the coding sequence ATGAGCCCGCTCGACGCCGCGCCGGCGTCTTCCGCGCCGCGCATCAATCCGTTGCAGCGCATCTGGCTGCGCGAGATCGGCATGGAACGGCTGTGGCTGCGCCCGGCGCCCGCGGTCAGCCGGCAGGTCGCCGCGCCGCCGGCCGTGGTTTCCCCGCAGGTTGCGCCGGTTCCGCCTCCGGTGGCCGCAGTAGCGGCCCCGAGTGCCCCCTCCGCCGTGCCCGAGGCGGCCGTCCACGCCGCGGCGGAGCCCGCGCCGGCGCGTCCGGGCGTGCCGGCCTCGATCCTGAACCGCACCGGTCCTCCGCCGCGTCCCGTGCCAAAGGCCGAGGCCAAGGCGGCCGAGCCGCCGCCCATCCCGGTGGCCGAGGCCGTGAAGGACGCCAATCTTGAGCAGCTGAGCGGTCAGGTCTTGGCGTGCAAGGCCTGCGGCCTGTGCCAGGGCCGCCGCCACGCCGTGTTTGGCCAGGGCGCCCAGCCCACCCGCTGGCTGGTGGTGGGCGAAGCGCCAGGCGAGCAAGAGGACCGTCAGGGCCAGCCCTTCGTGGGCCGTTCCGGACAATTGCTGGACGCCATGCTGTCTGCCGTGGGCATGAGCCGCGAGCGCGACGTGTTCATCACCAACGTCATCAAATGCCGTCCGCCGGGCAACCGGAATCCCAAGCCCGAAGAGATCGCGGCCTGCAGCCCCTACCTGATGCGGCAGATCGCGCTGCTCAAGCCCGAGCGCATCCTGGTGCTGGGGCGGTTCGCGGCCCAGACGCTGCTGGGCACCGACGCCACCATAGGCAGCCTGCGCGGCCGCATCCATCAGTTGAAGACGGATGAGGGCGCGGAGATCCCGGTGATCGTGAGCTATCACCCGGCCTATCTGCTGCGCAGTCCGTCCGAGAAGGCAAGGGCCTGGCAGGACCTGAAGCTGGCCTCCCGCACGCTCTGA
- the risS gene encoding sensor histidine kinase RisS: MPRLRKTFRNLTSRLRLGLFGRTFLLLAALMLVSLGAWLQVFFSMELGPRANQMAQRVITAVNITRTALIYSHNGERSKLLLDLATNEGIQVYPREVTDFAEALPDDDYWQRVAQHIRTRFGPETQIAWGVNQVPGFWVSFQIEKDLYWLVFEREQIGLTGGIEWLGWGATALLLSLVGAAVSVGFVNRPLSRLARAAQVLSRGETPAALPEQGPLEIRDLNASFNRMAKDLRQAEADRELMLAGISHDLRTPLARMRLEIELSGVSEDARQAIDEDLGQIDHSIGQLMEYARPAGTLPQLATDISAVLAELYERERSHTASLGGELEASLEQGLRARITALDLKRIVSNLIENARRYGRSPDGMAHLVMTLQAEGSMIVIEVSDRGPGIAPEDVDRLLRPFSRGEAARTGVSGAGLGLAIVERLLKHVGGSLRMLPREGGGLTARIELPKAKFRNYQLDNDNP, encoded by the coding sequence GTGCCGCGCCTGCGGAAGACATTCAGGAACCTGACATCGCGTCTGCGGCTCGGCTTGTTCGGCCGCACGTTCCTGTTGCTTGCCGCGCTGATGCTCGTCAGCCTGGGAGCGTGGCTACAAGTATTTTTCAGCATGGAGCTGGGACCGCGCGCCAATCAGATGGCGCAGCGGGTGATCACGGCCGTCAATATCACGCGCACGGCGCTGATCTACTCGCATAACGGCGAACGCAGCAAGCTCCTCCTGGACCTGGCCACCAACGAAGGCATTCAGGTCTATCCGCGCGAAGTCACCGACTTTGCCGAAGCCCTCCCCGACGACGACTACTGGCAACGCGTTGCCCAGCATATCCGCACGCGCTTCGGCCCGGAAACGCAGATTGCCTGGGGCGTGAATCAGGTGCCCGGCTTCTGGGTCAGCTTCCAGATAGAAAAGGATCTGTACTGGCTGGTGTTCGAACGGGAGCAGATCGGCCTGACCGGCGGGATCGAATGGCTGGGCTGGGGCGCCACGGCGCTGCTGCTGTCCCTGGTGGGGGCCGCGGTCAGCGTGGGCTTTGTCAACCGGCCGCTGTCGCGGCTGGCCCGGGCCGCCCAGGTGCTGTCCCGGGGTGAAACGCCCGCGGCCCTGCCCGAACAAGGGCCGCTGGAAATCCGCGACCTGAACGCGTCCTTCAACCGGATGGCCAAGGACCTCAGGCAGGCCGAGGCCGACCGCGAACTGATGCTGGCCGGCATTTCGCACGACCTGCGCACGCCGCTTGCGCGGATGCGGCTGGAGATCGAACTGAGCGGCGTTTCCGAAGACGCCCGCCAGGCCATCGACGAAGACCTGGGCCAGATCGATCACAGTATCGGCCAGTTGATGGAGTACGCGCGTCCCGCCGGCACGCTGCCGCAACTGGCAACCGATATCTCAGCCGTCCTGGCCGAACTCTACGAACGCGAGCGCAGCCATACCGCCTCGCTGGGTGGAGAGCTGGAAGCGTCGCTGGAGCAGGGCTTGCGCGCCCGGATCACCGCGCTGGATCTCAAGCGCATCGTCAGCAACCTGATCGAAAACGCGCGCCGCTACGGCCGGTCCCCCGACGGCATGGCGCATCTGGTCATGACACTGCAAGCTGAAGGAAGCATGATCGTCATCGAGGTGTCCGACCGCGGACCGGGCATCGCCCCCGAAGACGTAGACCGGCTTCTCCGGCCCTTCTCCCGCGGCGAAGCGGCGCGCACCGGCGTCAGCGGCGCGGGCCTGGGCCTGGCGATCGTGGAGCGCCTGCTCAAGCACGTCGGAGGCTCCTTGCGGATGCTGCCTCGCGAAGGGGGCGGCCTGACCGCCAGGATAGAGTTGCCCAAAGCCAAGTTTAGGAATTATCAATTAGACAACGATAATCCATAG
- the risA gene encoding response regulator transcription factor RisA translates to MNTQNTTPTRKILVVDDDPRLRDLLRRYLSEQGFNVFVAEDAKEMGKLWQREHFDLLVLDLMLPGEDGLSICRRLRGGHDNTPIIMLTAKAEEIDRIVGLEMGADDYLSKPFNPRELLARINAILRRRGTEEHPGAPSQENESIAFGPYVLNLSTRTLTRNGEQVPITTGEFSVLKVFARHPKIPLSRDKLMELARGREYEAFDRSLDVQISRLRKLIEPNPSKPVFIQTVWGLGYVFVPDGGS, encoded by the coding sequence ATGAATACGCAAAACACCACCCCCACCCGAAAAATCCTCGTCGTCGACGATGATCCGCGCTTGCGCGATTTGCTGCGTCGGTATTTGTCCGAGCAGGGATTCAACGTTTTCGTCGCCGAAGACGCCAAAGAGATGGGCAAACTCTGGCAACGCGAGCACTTCGACCTGCTCGTGCTGGATCTGATGCTGCCTGGAGAAGATGGCCTGTCCATCTGTCGCCGGCTGCGCGGTGGCCACGACAATACCCCCATCATCATGCTGACGGCCAAGGCGGAAGAGATCGACCGCATCGTCGGCCTGGAGATGGGCGCGGACGATTACCTGTCCAAGCCGTTCAACCCCCGGGAACTGCTGGCGCGCATCAATGCGATTCTGCGCCGCCGCGGCACCGAGGAGCATCCCGGCGCCCCCAGCCAGGAAAACGAATCCATCGCCTTCGGCCCCTACGTGCTGAACCTGTCCACCCGCACGCTCACGCGCAACGGCGAACAGGTGCCCATCACCACGGGTGAATTCTCGGTGCTCAAGGTGTTTGCGCGCCATCCGAAGATTCCCCTGTCGCGCGACAAGCTCATGGAACTGGCTCGCGGCCGTGAATACGAAGCCTTCGATCGCAGCCTGGACGTCCAGATTTCGCGCCTGCGCAAACTGATCGAACCCAATCCGTCCAAACCCGTATTCATCCAGACCGTCTGGGGTCTGGGGTACGTGTTCGTGCCGGACGGTGGTAGCTGA
- a CDS encoding DUF4344 domain-containing metallopeptidase, which translates to MHLRGVGLLLVLGACVSPAHAEYEQQLGPLAGTVKQQLLKGWTAGEQDGWFTLRNSEVPGSEQTLYLNVGPAPENGRITDVNVVVSSKNPKASIGVALNNRARNSLCLLEITAGKNTLLFCLEGDKRTDIASVPNVAKLDGSDRIKVVEVPGAARFLVNGQKIGDVGNVPALGSQIGIMAYDEGTFGIADFAINSNLNPKQSDASPQRGGAGAPQKPQPPGQAPSAAPSPANNTGLPGAGPYPRFGGDTLRIVGVYVGIMRSIFLHEFGHALIGELELPSTGAEEDAVDIYAALRIVEPTMYPSDDKDLNVMVQDAATYAALQWYYSGKLAEKRGASETSAWQDEHTGDLKRFRNMLCIMYGGNPSVFEPVAKHVGFEDRTKARCADEFQKQNRAWRRILAPHTRVGTWTPDGQQPATAPGAPVNVVFEPSKRKIGNLFANNLSEAITGNIKLLGETYVLPRPVNVVFKDCGQLNAWYSPREGTITMCYELIENIAVMISDIETGTVGGEVVAKEGASAVPPRQQAPAGQGMPPLPSGAFDELKDSGVPATNLLFSSPYKGPTPNKHTKAQVITTPDLVRLITNDKSILIIDTSGLRETLPIAYPLGDAGSDGSVTDQLQGALDAWLQKKTGGDRKTPVVFMGGGMNDRSSYNAALRAGMLGWQTYWYRGGIEAWVANGLPTAAVKSAKD; encoded by the coding sequence ATGCATTTACGTGGCGTTGGCTTGCTATTGGTCCTAGGCGCATGCGTTTCACCTGCACATGCTGAATATGAACAGCAGCTTGGCCCTCTGGCAGGCACCGTCAAGCAACAGCTGCTGAAGGGGTGGACAGCAGGGGAGCAGGATGGCTGGTTTACCTTGCGCAATAGCGAAGTGCCCGGCAGCGAGCAGACCCTTTATCTGAATGTCGGGCCGGCGCCCGAAAATGGCCGCATCACCGACGTCAACGTGGTCGTCAGTTCAAAGAACCCCAAGGCCTCCATCGGCGTGGCCCTGAATAACCGCGCGCGCAACAGCCTGTGCCTGCTTGAGATCACGGCTGGCAAGAATACGCTGCTCTTTTGCCTTGAAGGTGACAAGCGCACCGATATCGCTTCCGTTCCCAATGTCGCGAAGCTGGATGGCTCGGACCGCATAAAAGTAGTGGAAGTGCCCGGAGCCGCGCGGTTTCTCGTGAATGGCCAGAAAATCGGCGACGTCGGGAATGTGCCTGCGCTGGGCTCCCAGATCGGCATCATGGCCTACGACGAAGGCACCTTCGGCATAGCGGATTTCGCGATCAATTCCAATTTGAATCCCAAGCAATCCGACGCCAGTCCGCAGCGCGGCGGGGCGGGTGCGCCACAGAAGCCGCAACCGCCGGGGCAGGCCCCGTCGGCGGCGCCGTCACCGGCCAACAACACCGGGCTGCCCGGAGCCGGCCCCTATCCGAGATTCGGTGGCGATACCCTGCGCATCGTCGGGGTCTACGTCGGGATCATGCGCAGCATTTTCCTGCATGAGTTCGGGCATGCCTTGATCGGGGAACTGGAACTGCCCTCGACCGGCGCGGAAGAGGACGCGGTCGACATCTACGCAGCCTTGCGGATCGTTGAGCCGACAATGTATCCCTCGGACGACAAGGATCTGAACGTCATGGTCCAGGATGCCGCGACCTACGCGGCCTTGCAGTGGTACTACAGCGGCAAACTGGCTGAAAAGAGAGGGGCTTCCGAAACGTCCGCCTGGCAGGACGAGCATACCGGCGATCTCAAGCGTTTTCGCAACATGCTCTGCATCATGTATGGCGGCAATCCCAGTGTTTTCGAGCCGGTGGCCAAGCATGTCGGCTTCGAAGACCGGACCAAGGCGCGATGCGCCGACGAATTCCAAAAGCAGAACCGGGCCTGGCGCAGGATCCTGGCGCCGCATACCCGGGTGGGGACCTGGACTCCCGATGGCCAGCAGCCGGCCACGGCGCCCGGCGCCCCGGTCAATGTCGTCTTTGAGCCATCGAAGCGCAAAATCGGCAATCTCTTCGCGAACAACCTTTCCGAGGCGATCACAGGCAACATCAAGCTGCTTGGGGAAACCTATGTTCTGCCGCGGCCGGTGAACGTGGTTTTCAAGGACTGCGGACAGCTCAATGCCTGGTACAGCCCGCGCGAAGGCACGATCACCATGTGCTATGAGCTGATAGAAAATATCGCGGTGATGATTTCGGACATTGAAACGGGGACCGTGGGAGGGGAGGTTGTCGCAAAGGAGGGCGCTTCCGCGGTGCCGCCGCGTCAGCAAGCGCCTGCCGGTCAAGGCATGCCCCCCTTGCCCAGCGGCGCCTTTGATGAACTGAAAGACAGCGGCGTGCCGGCAACGAACCTGCTGTTCTCATCGCCCTACAAGGGGCCCACGCCCAACAAGCACACCAAGGCTCAGGTGATAACGACGCCGGATCTGGTCAGGCTGATCACGAACGACAAGAGCATTCTGATCATCGATACCAGCGGGCTGCGCGAAACCCTGCCGATCGCCTATCCGCTGGGCGATGCGGGTTCGGATGGCAGCGTTACCGATCAACTGCAGGGCGCCCTCGATGCCTGGCTGCAAAAGAAAACCGGCGGCGACCGGAAGACCCCCGTCGTGTTCATGGGAGGCGGCATGAATGATCGCTCGTCCTATAACGCGGCCTTGCGCGCGGGGATGCTGGGCTGGCAGACCTATTGGTATCGCGGCGGTATCGAGGCGTGGGTCGCGAACGGCTTGCCGACCGCGGCCGTCAAGTCGGCCAAGGACTAG
- the ispD gene encoding 2-C-methyl-D-erythritol 4-phosphate cytidylyltransferase: MSDSIIAIVPAAGVGARASRPGHEAIPKQYRPLSGQPMLRHAVCALLADERVSQVRVAVTPGDGWVDEALAGLPRTVWRACGGATRADTVAGALADSGVADDAWVLVHDAARPGLPAAALGRLIDACLADPVGGLLALPVADTVKSGHERVERTLNRNGLWLAQTPQMFRAGVLRDALTAASVNGVTVTDEASAIEAAGYAPLLVPGAMRNFKVTWPDDFELMEKWL; this comes from the coding sequence ATGTCTGACTCAATCATTGCGATCGTGCCCGCTGCGGGTGTCGGTGCCCGCGCCAGCCGGCCCGGGCACGAGGCCATTCCCAAACAGTATCGTCCACTGTCCGGACAGCCCATGCTGCGGCACGCGGTGTGCGCCTTGCTGGCGGATGAACGCGTATCCCAGGTGCGCGTGGCCGTGACGCCGGGCGACGGCTGGGTGGACGAGGCGCTGGCCGGCCTGCCGCGCACCGTCTGGCGCGCCTGCGGTGGCGCCACGCGCGCCGATACCGTCGCCGGCGCGCTGGCCGACAGCGGCGTGGCGGACGATGCCTGGGTGCTGGTGCACGACGCGGCGCGCCCGGGCTTGCCCGCCGCCGCGCTGGGACGGCTGATCGATGCCTGCCTGGCGGATCCGGTCGGGGGGCTGCTGGCCCTGCCAGTGGCCGATACGGTGAAGTCTGGCCACGAGCGGGTGGAGCGCACGCTGAACCGCAATGGCCTCTGGCTGGCGCAGACGCCGCAGATGTTTCGGGCCGGCGTGCTGCGCGATGCGCTCACGGCGGCCTCCGTGAATGGCGTGACCGTCACCGACGAGGCTTCGGCCATCGAGGCTGCCGGCTACGCGCCATTGCTGGTCCCGGGCGCCATGCGCAATTTCAAGGTGACGTGGCCGGACGATTTTGAACTGATGGAAAAATGGCTATGA
- the ispF gene encoding 2-C-methyl-D-erythritol 2,4-cyclodiphosphate synthase, translated as MSIPFRVGQGFDVHALVEGRPLIIGGVTIPHTHGLLGHSDADVLLHAITDALLGAAGLGDIGRHFPDTDPAFKGADSRVLLREAVARVRRAGWAPVNIDATLHAQAPKIGPHAPAMVKNIAADTGLAEAEVNIKAKTNEGLGYLGRKEGIAATVVALLARSGS; from the coding sequence ATGAGCATTCCTTTCCGCGTCGGGCAGGGCTTTGACGTGCACGCATTGGTCGAGGGCCGGCCGCTGATCATCGGCGGGGTCACGATTCCCCACACGCATGGCCTGCTGGGGCATTCCGACGCCGACGTGCTGCTGCACGCGATCACCGACGCGCTGCTGGGCGCAGCCGGGCTGGGCGATATCGGCCGGCACTTTCCCGATACCGACCCGGCCTTCAAGGGCGCGGACAGCCGCGTGCTCCTGCGCGAGGCCGTGGCGCGCGTGCGCCGCGCGGGCTGGGCGCCGGTGAACATCGACGCCACCTTGCATGCGCAAGCGCCCAAGATCGGCCCGCATGCGCCGGCCATGGTGAAGAATATCGCGGCCGATACCGGCCTGGCCGAGGCCGAGGTCAACATCAAGGCCAAGACCAACGAGGGCCTGGGCTATCTGGGACGCAAGGAAGGCATCGCGGCGACGGTAGTGGCCCTGCTGGCCCGCAGCGGTTCTTGA
- the lplT gene encoding lysophospholipid transporter LplT translates to MKRGFYLVMAAQAFSSLADNALFIAAIALIQELHGPDWLAPMMKWSFALAYVVLAAFVGALADSFPKGRVMFSTNALKVAGCLLMFSYASIGVAPQYQTYLVCAAYAVVGIGAAAYSPAKYGIVTEMLPPSMLVKGNSWIEGLTVFSIILGTVLGGLLISSSVSTALLSHSFIGGLVHTPAEAAILVIAFVYLLAALCNLMIPRTHVRYPPQQKNPIRLIRTFWGYVCVLWKDKLGQISLAVTTLFWGAGATLQLIVIEWGRSHLGYQLDKASMLMGVAALGTVVGSILAGRIPLRRALSVLPVGAAMGLVVLLMPLVYQPWSVYLLLLLTGGLAGFFVVPMNALLQHRGHVLLSAGHSIAVQNFNEQLNILLMVAMYTLLLWLQLPINIIIVIFGTVVAVLMVVFMRWSKRNMLANPDLHDQIGQEGHGRALDSSH, encoded by the coding sequence TTGAAACGTGGTTTCTATCTGGTCATGGCCGCGCAGGCCTTCTCGTCATTGGCGGACAATGCGCTGTTCATTGCAGCTATCGCCTTGATACAGGAGTTGCACGGTCCCGACTGGTTGGCGCCCATGATGAAGTGGTCGTTCGCGTTGGCCTATGTCGTGCTGGCGGCCTTTGTCGGCGCCCTGGCGGATTCCTTCCCCAAGGGCCGCGTGATGTTCTCCACCAACGCCCTGAAAGTCGCGGGCTGCCTGCTGATGTTCTCGTACGCCAGCATCGGCGTCGCCCCCCAGTACCAGACCTACCTGGTCTGCGCGGCCTACGCCGTGGTGGGCATCGGCGCGGCGGCCTACTCCCCCGCCAAGTACGGCATCGTCACGGAAATGCTGCCGCCGTCCATGCTGGTCAAGGGCAACAGCTGGATCGAGGGCCTGACGGTCTTCTCCATCATCCTGGGCACGGTCCTGGGCGGCCTGCTCATTTCTTCGTCGGTTTCCACCGCCCTGCTCAGCCACTCCTTCATCGGCGGGCTGGTGCATACGCCGGCCGAAGCGGCAATTCTCGTCATCGCCTTCGTCTATCTGCTGGCGGCGCTGTGCAACCTGATGATTCCGCGCACCCATGTGCGCTATCCGCCCCAGCAAAAAAACCCCATCCGCCTCATCCGCACCTTCTGGGGCTATGTCTGTGTGCTCTGGAAAGACAAGCTCGGCCAGATCTCCCTGGCGGTCACCACCCTGTTCTGGGGCGCGGGCGCCACGCTGCAGCTGATCGTCATCGAATGGGGCCGCAGCCACTTGGGCTATCAGCTGGACAAGGCCTCGATGCTGATGGGCGTGGCCGCGCTGGGCACGGTGGTCGGCTCCATCCTGGCGGGCCGGATCCCGCTGCGCCGCGCGCTGTCCGTGCTGCCGGTGGGCGCCGCCATGGGCCTGGTCGTGCTGCTGATGCCGCTGGTCTACCAGCCCTGGAGCGTCTACCTGCTGCTGCTGCTGACAGGCGGCCTGGCCGGTTTCTTCGTCGTGCCGATGAACGCGCTGCTGCAGCATCGCGGCCATGTGCTGCTGTCGGCCGGCCATTCCATCGCCGTGCAAAACTTCAACGAGCAGCTCAACATTCTGCTGATGGTGGCCATGTACACCCTGCTGCTGTGGCTGCAACTGCCGATCAACATCATCATCGTGATATTCGGCACCGTGGTCGCCGTGCTGATGGTGGTCTTCATGCGCTGGAGCAAGCGCAACATGCTGGCCAATCCCGATCTGCATGACCAGATCGGCCAGGAAGGCCATGGCCGCGCACTGGACTCCTCGCACTGA
- a CDS encoding peroxiredoxin, whose translation MKTVGDKLEPFKVTGVKPGFNQHEENGVSAFEDITESSFPGKWKVIYFYPKDFTFVCPTEIVGFNKLAKDFEDRDAVLLGGSTDNEFVKLAWRREHPDLNKLGHYQFGDTTGALIDQLGVREKGAGVALRATFIVDPDNTIQHVSVNNLNVGRNPEEVLRLLDGLQTDELCPCNRTVGGATL comes from the coding sequence ATGAAAACTGTTGGCGACAAACTCGAGCCCTTCAAGGTCACCGGCGTAAAGCCCGGCTTCAACCAGCACGAAGAAAATGGCGTGTCGGCGTTTGAAGACATCACCGAAAGCTCGTTCCCCGGCAAGTGGAAGGTGATTTACTTCTACCCGAAAGACTTCACGTTTGTTTGCCCGACCGAAATCGTCGGCTTCAACAAGCTGGCCAAGGACTTCGAAGACCGCGACGCCGTCCTGCTGGGCGGCTCGACCGACAACGAATTCGTCAAGCTGGCATGGCGTCGTGAGCATCCGGACCTGAACAAGCTGGGTCACTACCAATTCGGCGACACCACCGGTGCCCTGATCGACCAGCTGGGCGTCCGTGAAAAGGGTGCTGGCGTTGCTCTGCGCGCCACCTTCATCGTGGACCCGGACAACACGATCCAGCACGTTTCGGTGAACAACCTGAACGTCGGCCGTAATCCGGAAGAAGTTCTGCGTCTGCTCGACGGCCTGCAAACCGACGAGCTGTGCCCGTGCAACCGTACGGTTGGCGGCGCCACGCTGTAA